The genomic stretch TTGAGGGCGAAATGGGCCAGCAATATATGGGGCTCCAGGCGCGGTTGATGTCCCAGGCGCTCCGTAAGCTCACCGCAATTTCCGCAAAGTCAAAAACGCTTATTATTTTCATCAATCAAATCCGCATGCAAATCGGCGTGATGTTCGGAAATCCGGAAACGACCCCTGGTGGCCGCGCGCTCCGTTTCTACTCTTCCGTCCGCATTGATATCCGTCGCACCGCGCAAATCAAAAAAGGTGAGGCGGTCGTCGGCAATCGCGTGAAAGCAAAAGTAGTAAAAAATAAAGTGGCTCCCCCATTCCGCACCGCCGAGTTTGACATCATGTACGGCGCCGGCATTTCCTACGAAGGCGATGTGCTGGGCGTAGCAATCACATCCGGTGTAGTCACCAAAACCGGAAACACCTACAGCTTTGAAGGCGAGAAACTCGGCGTCGGCATTGAGGCAACCAAGACGCGCCTCAAAGAAGAAAAGCGCATCCTAAACGAAATCGTGAAACGCGCGAAAGCCGCCGACGGCCA from bacterium encodes the following:
- the recA gene encoding recombinase RecA — translated: MTKEPIKENKEKDVDDLLAALQSKFGEGAIMKLGDVSRVDVEVIPTGSFSLDMALGVGGLPKGRIVEIYGPESSGKTTLALNVVAQAQKKGGRAAFIDAEHAMDPEYAAKLGVKVKELLISQPDNGEEALNILESLVRSGIIDVVVVDSVAALTPKAEIEGEMGQQYMGLQARLMSQALRKLTAISAKSKTLIIFINQIRMQIGVMFGNPETTPGGRALRFYSSVRIDIRRTAQIKKGEAVVGNRVKAKVVKNKVAPPFRTAEFDIMYGAGISYEGDVLGVAITSGVVTKTGNTYSFEGEKLGVGIEATKTRLKEEKRILNEIVKRAKAADGQPKVAQAEEEGAKEE